From Pelosinus fermentans DSM 17108, the proteins below share one genomic window:
- a CDS encoding serine hydrolase, giving the protein MKELQKKIEATLAAYRGRWGMVILNHSSGQHFTINPDMVFPAASMIKIPIMYEAMRQAAAGRIDLEQLLIVKDELRVDGAGILKELRPGISMTIRELVTLMIILSDNTATNMLIDLLSMSAINQTMERLGLKSTVLRRQMMDFAAAAAGQENKTSSADIIRLLTIIYDHSHLPADYGKLMIDILSRQQVRDKLPFFLPEEIVIAHKTGTLPGVEHDGGILFLPGGPYIICIMTADLPANVEGLQLVAALGKVIYEHFGLAQIN; this is encoded by the coding sequence ATGAAAGAATTGCAAAAAAAAATCGAAGCTACCTTAGCAGCATACAGGGGCCGCTGGGGAATGGTGATTCTAAATCATTCCAGTGGACAGCATTTCACAATAAACCCTGATATGGTCTTTCCCGCGGCAAGCATGATTAAAATTCCTATCATGTATGAAGCAATGCGCCAGGCAGCAGCCGGCAGAATCGACCTTGAACAGCTTCTGATTGTAAAGGATGAACTGCGCGTAGATGGAGCTGGTATTCTAAAAGAACTGCGGCCCGGTATCTCTATGACGATTCGAGAACTTGTCACCTTAATGATTATCCTCAGTGATAATACGGCAACCAATATGCTCATTGATCTTCTTAGTATGAGCGCGATCAACCAAACCATGGAGCGTTTGGGATTAAAATCAACAGTACTGCGCCGCCAAATGATGGATTTTGCCGCCGCCGCTGCAGGTCAGGAAAATAAAACCTCCTCAGCAGATATTATACGTTTATTAACAATAATCTACGATCACTCCCATCTTCCTGCTGATTATGGCAAACTAATGATCGATATTTTATCCAGGCAGCAGGTTAGGGATAAATTGCCCTTCTTCCTACCAGAAGAAATAGTAATTGCTCACAAAACAGGAACCCTCCCTGGGGTAGAACATGATGGAGGAATCCTCTTTTTACCCGGCGGTCCTTATATCATTTGCATCATGACTGCTGATCTTCCCGCTAATGTAGAAGGACTTCAGCTAGTTGCCGCTCTTGGCAAGGTAATATACGAACATTTTGGGCTTGCTCAAATCAACTAA
- a CDS encoding peptide ABC transporter substrate-binding protein: MYKKILLAMMMLVMLLSLTVGCSKSDSNEQVLRYALEAEPATLDPAKSTAIPESLVELQIFEGLTRLDAKDQPAAGVAERWEVTPDGLKYVFYLRQNAKWSNGDPVTAGDFEFAWKRVLNPEFASENAYMLFSIKNAQAYNEKKTAADTVGVKALNEHTLEVTLEKPTAYFLSLAAFHAFYPVHPKTITASPDKWANEVNTLVGNGPFKIINWVHSGQIHFAKNDQYWDAAAVKLTKMEWPISDSQSTRLSLIENKQVDMMVEPPVVEHDRLNKEGLLQIAPYLGTYYYVFNTQKAPFDNPKVRKALTLGINRDALVKNVIKGGKKPAYAWVAPGLTNPSTGKDFREEGGNYTIEDIESAKNLLTEAGYPGGQGLPPITILFNTGEMHKSIAEAIQEMWKQNLGVSASLTNQESKVFLESRTQGEFQVARASWVGDYADPMTFMDVFKDPGNDAKYKNPAYNNLIETAQSTMDQSLRMQAMHDGEKVLFDDAVILPIYYTTQPYVARPYVKGYFWSVLGLADFKTAYIEK, from the coding sequence ATGTATAAGAAAATCCTTCTAGCTATGATGATGCTAGTAATGCTCCTTAGCCTAACGGTAGGCTGCAGTAAATCGGACAGCAACGAGCAGGTGCTTCGCTATGCCTTAGAGGCAGAACCGGCAACCTTAGATCCTGCTAAGTCCACAGCCATTCCAGAATCCCTAGTCGAACTGCAGATTTTTGAAGGTCTGACCCGCCTGGATGCAAAAGACCAACCTGCAGCTGGCGTGGCCGAACGCTGGGAGGTTACTCCTGATGGTCTTAAATATGTTTTTTATTTACGCCAGAATGCAAAATGGTCCAATGGTGATCCTGTAACTGCAGGGGATTTTGAGTTTGCCTGGAAGCGAGTCTTAAATCCGGAGTTTGCTTCTGAAAATGCCTATATGTTATTCTCCATAAAAAACGCCCAAGCCTACAATGAAAAGAAAACAGCAGCTGATACTGTAGGAGTGAAAGCCCTAAATGAGCATACCCTGGAAGTAACCTTAGAAAAACCTACAGCCTATTTTCTAAGTTTAGCAGCCTTTCATGCCTTTTATCCAGTTCATCCAAAAACAATAACTGCCAGTCCTGACAAATGGGCCAACGAAGTGAATACCTTAGTTGGTAATGGTCCCTTCAAAATAATCAATTGGGTTCACAGTGGTCAAATTCATTTTGCGAAAAATGATCAGTACTGGGATGCAGCGGCTGTGAAATTAACAAAAATGGAATGGCCAATTAGTGATTCTCAATCTACCCGGCTGTCGCTGATCGAAAATAAACAGGTTGATATGATGGTGGAACCGCCTGTTGTAGAGCATGACCGCCTGAATAAAGAGGGACTTCTCCAAATAGCACCTTACTTAGGCACCTATTACTATGTATTTAATACCCAAAAAGCTCCCTTTGACAATCCTAAAGTACGTAAAGCTCTTACCTTGGGCATTAATCGCGATGCACTCGTAAAAAATGTAATCAAAGGCGGGAAAAAACCAGCTTATGCTTGGGTGGCGCCAGGTCTTACGAATCCTTCTACTGGTAAAGATTTTCGTGAAGAAGGCGGAAATTATACCATTGAAGATATCGAGTCAGCTAAAAATCTGTTGACGGAAGCCGGCTACCCCGGCGGACAAGGATTGCCTCCCATTACTATTCTGTTTAATACTGGCGAGATGCATAAATCCATTGCCGAAGCGATTCAAGAAATGTGGAAACAGAACTTGGGTGTATCCGCGAGCTTAACCAATCAGGAATCAAAAGTATTCTTAGAATCACGAACCCAAGGTGAATTCCAAGTTGCCCGGGCTTCCTGGGTCGGTGACTATGCAGATCCCATGACCTTTATGGATGTATTTAAAGATCCCGGCAATGATGCCAAATACAAGAATCCAGCATATAATAACCTGATCGAAACTGCCCAATCCACAATGGATCAAAGCCTTCGCATGCAGGCCATGCATGATGGAGAGAAAGTTCTCTTTGATGATGCAGTGATCCTTCCCATTTACTACACAACCCAGCCATATGTGGCGAGACCCTATGTAAAAGGCTATTTCTGGTCTGTACTTGGTCTTGCTGATTTCAAAACTGCATATATAGAGAAGTAA
- a CDS encoding S66 peptidase family protein: MPGDTIGVVAPASPGDEESTLAGIAWLEAQGFYVHLGKTVDQTFGYLAGADALRAADINTMFASPAIDGIICLRGGYGTMRLLELLDYDMIRTHPKVFVGYSDITALHTSIRQKTGLVTFHGPMVGSDMGKGLSDYTWDYLSRAITVSAPLGSILNPADSLPPSFIAQGEAQGQLTGGNLSLITATLGTPYEIDTRGKILCLEEVAEAPYRIDRMLTQLLLAGKLQDTAGIVFDVCANCELELEPPDFTVEEVLRDRLGDLQKPVLYHLHFGHTADKATLPLGVTGVLNSFLNNFEIIETATTN; the protein is encoded by the coding sequence TTGCCTGGAGACACGATCGGTGTGGTTGCTCCCGCCAGCCCTGGGGATGAAGAGTCCACCCTGGCAGGTATCGCATGGTTAGAAGCACAAGGCTTTTATGTTCATCTAGGTAAAACAGTCGACCAAACCTTCGGATATTTAGCAGGAGCAGATGCCTTGCGGGCAGCGGATATCAATACGATGTTTGCATCACCTGCCATTGACGGCATTATTTGCTTGCGGGGCGGCTATGGTACCATGCGGCTATTGGAATTATTAGACTATGACATGATACGCACCCATCCTAAAGTATTTGTTGGCTATAGTGATATAACCGCCCTGCACACAAGTATCAGGCAAAAGACAGGTCTCGTTACCTTTCACGGCCCCATGGTGGGATCCGATATGGGCAAAGGTCTGTCGGATTATACTTGGGACTATTTATCCCGAGCGATTACCGTTTCTGCGCCTCTCGGTTCCATTCTAAACCCTGCTGATTCATTGCCGCCCAGCTTTATCGCCCAGGGAGAGGCCCAGGGACAACTGACAGGAGGAAACTTAAGCCTCATTACCGCCACTCTTGGAACCCCTTATGAAATTGATACCCGGGGGAAAATTCTGTGTCTGGAAGAAGTCGCGGAAGCCCCCTACCGCATAGACCGAATGCTGACCCAATTGCTGTTAGCTGGTAAACTGCAAGATACAGCAGGAATTGTATTCGATGTATGCGCCAACTGTGAATTAGAATTAGAACCTCCTGACTTCACTGTGGAAGAAGTCTTGCGGGATCGTTTAGGAGATTTACAAAAACCCGTCCTCTATCATTTGCATTTTGGGCATACTGCTGATAAAGCAACGCTTCCATTAGGAGTCACAGGGGTACTCAATTCTTTTTTAAACAACTTCGAAATTATTGAAACCGCCACTACGAATTAA
- a CDS encoding amidohydrolase, with protein sequence MDKKVWKEQVIAAVDAMAPELIDMSLFLHKNPELSGQEYQAAQRLISAAEKRGFLAKKNISGYETAFIARKGTTGPKIAFLAEYDALPGLGHACGHNLIAAMSWGAAAAFAAVAKDRAVSYLIGCPAEETSGAKVSMAADGIFDDLRAALIIHPGDSNNMGGTSYATHPLKVTFHGRPAHVASKTNKGVNALDALIMFYQGIKPLRQTFTQETILAGIITKGGTAPNIVTDEAEGKFTIRALSSHYLEETVIPAVRRLADGIALATNTKVEAVHYEPLFKELINDPELMKFFQENMTLLGEKITLLEPNDADGSTDVGNVSHAAPTIHPDIFIGSSLSAHTPEFAAATGSPYAQERLLIGAKAMAMTAIDLLDL encoded by the coding sequence ATGGATAAAAAAGTATGGAAAGAACAAGTCATTGCCGCAGTGGATGCCATGGCTCCAGAGCTTATTGATATGAGCCTGTTCTTACACAAAAATCCTGAACTGAGCGGTCAGGAATACCAGGCAGCTCAACGACTTATCAGCGCAGCTGAAAAGCGAGGTTTTCTTGCAAAAAAAAATATTAGCGGTTACGAAACGGCCTTTATTGCCCGCAAAGGAACTACCGGACCTAAAATTGCTTTTCTCGCTGAATATGATGCGCTGCCAGGACTAGGTCACGCCTGCGGACACAATCTCATTGCTGCTATGAGCTGGGGTGCAGCAGCAGCATTTGCAGCGGTGGCAAAAGACCGGGCCGTTTCCTATTTGATTGGCTGCCCTGCAGAGGAGACCAGCGGTGCTAAAGTCTCCATGGCTGCCGATGGTATCTTTGATGACTTAAGGGCAGCCCTCATTATTCATCCTGGAGACAGTAACAACATGGGGGGCACGTCTTATGCCACTCATCCCTTAAAAGTAACCTTTCACGGACGCCCTGCCCATGTAGCCAGCAAAACAAATAAAGGGGTTAACGCTTTAGATGCCCTTATCATGTTTTATCAGGGCATTAAACCCTTACGCCAAACCTTTACGCAAGAAACCATCTTAGCAGGAATTATCACCAAAGGAGGAACAGCTCCTAACATTGTAACGGATGAGGCAGAAGGGAAATTCACCATACGGGCTTTATCATCTCACTATTTGGAAGAAACCGTTATTCCTGCCGTACGAAGGCTGGCTGATGGCATCGCACTTGCTACAAATACAAAGGTTGAAGCTGTACATTATGAGCCTTTGTTCAAAGAGCTGATCAATGATCCTGAGTTAATGAAATTCTTCCAAGAAAATATGACCTTGCTGGGTGAAAAAATTACCCTGTTAGAACCAAATGATGCCGATGGCTCCACCGATGTGGGTAATGTCAGTCATGCGGCACCTACCATCCATCCCGATATTTTCATTGGAAGCAGCCTTTCAGCACACACCCCGGAATTTGCCGCAGCAACAGGATCACCCTATGCTCAGGAGCGATTATTAATAGGAGCGAAAGCGATGGCCATGACGGCTATTGATCTGCTTGATTTATAG
- a CDS encoding AIR synthase related protein → MKVQKVRDLTLIDLDQEKTIVVACDSCGGIGMKEYDVLKVSPFVTGKYTARVALFEILCSGAEVVCLANTICNEMEVTGKKIIAGIEEELEEAGIGKIVLTGSTEENFATFATGFGVTAVGIVENKNLKVNNVKQDALLITIGKPKVGEEVLKSEKGGIAGYQLIKTLLGSERVYELVPVGSKGILYEANQLAENNNMQLVLHSGIQIDIHKSAGPSTVVVAAMEEALFYQMDLPGSIEVIGMLRHVKR, encoded by the coding sequence ATGAAGGTACAAAAAGTAAGAGATTTGACGTTGATTGATTTGGATCAGGAAAAAACCATAGTAGTTGCTTGTGACAGCTGTGGCGGAATCGGAATGAAAGAGTATGATGTTCTTAAGGTTTCGCCTTTTGTTACTGGAAAGTACACCGCAAGAGTTGCTCTTTTTGAGATTCTGTGTTCAGGGGCAGAGGTTGTTTGTTTGGCTAATACCATTTGCAATGAAATGGAAGTCACAGGTAAGAAGATCATAGCCGGTATTGAAGAAGAATTAGAAGAGGCTGGGATAGGTAAGATTGTATTGACGGGAAGTACAGAAGAAAATTTTGCAACTTTTGCAACTGGTTTTGGAGTTACTGCGGTAGGAATTGTTGAGAATAAAAATCTAAAAGTGAATAATGTTAAGCAGGATGCTTTGCTGATCACTATTGGGAAACCCAAAGTTGGAGAAGAAGTACTAAAAAGTGAAAAAGGGGGTATCGCCGGTTATCAATTGATAAAAACGTTGCTTGGCTCTGAACGTGTATATGAATTGGTTCCTGTAGGTTCTAAAGGAATCTTGTATGAGGCGAATCAGTTAGCTGAAAATAATAATATGCAATTGGTTTTACATAGTGGGATACAAATCGATATTCATAAATCTGCAGGACCAAGTACTGTAGTTGTAGCAGCAATGGAAGAGGCTTTATTCTATCAAATGGATCTTCCGGGAAGTATCGAAGTAATTGGAATGCTTCGACATGTAAAGCGTTAA
- a CDS encoding ECF transporter S component → MKTKEIVSAALFITLSFIGANIKIMGSIAFDSMPGFLGALLLGPVYGAFIGMIGHFLTALLSGFPLSFPVHIVIMIDMAATMVIFSLVYRKVAEEEDFSLKAITLAGVLGVIMNGPVSLLMLTPLLLPAIGLAGMITLLPVVSGVAALNIVLACLVYKLLPNRIKKVRKKI, encoded by the coding sequence TTGAAGACAAAAGAAATCGTCTCGGCGGCTCTATTTATTACATTGAGCTTTATTGGAGCTAATATTAAGATTATGGGGAGCATTGCTTTTGACTCTATGCCGGGCTTTTTGGGAGCATTGCTGCTTGGTCCGGTCTATGGTGCTTTCATTGGTATGATAGGACATTTTTTGACTGCGCTGCTGTCTGGATTTCCATTATCTTTTCCTGTTCATATTGTCATTATGATCGATATGGCAGCAACAATGGTAATTTTTAGTCTTGTTTACCGCAAGGTGGCAGAGGAAGAGGATTTTTCTCTAAAAGCAATCACCCTAGCGGGCGTCTTGGGAGTTATTATGAATGGACCAGTCTCACTGCTCATGCTGACTCCATTGCTGCTTCCGGCAATCGGGCTAGCAGGAATGATAACGCTTTTGCCTGTGGTGTCAGGAGTTGCGGCACTTAATATTGTCCTTGCATGCCTTGTATATAAGTTGCTGCCCAATAGGATAAAAAAGGTTAGGAAGAAGATATGA
- a CDS encoding 2-hydroxyacid dehydrogenase codes for MSKPNVVVIGGLMTPALERLQNFCSIKQWKKENDIPRDILLEWVADAEGLIVNNSVAVNEELLQNAPRLKVIAQMAVGYDNIDIEACSKYNVPFGNTPGVLVDTTADLAFSLLLCSARRIHEGWDFVRENSWALGHKLSFGIDIAGKTLGIVGMGQIGAAVAQRAKAFGMNVIYYNRNRRHDDDKIGAAYQSFETLLNKADAIIVLTPLSQETRGLFGREEFRKMKSTAYFINVSRGPVVDTDALVEALQTGEIAYAALDVTDPEPVARDHPLLTLSNILITPHIGSATVETRTAMAQLTVDNLLAGLEDKPLAACVNASRIIGKE; via the coding sequence ATGAGTAAACCGAATGTAGTGGTCATTGGTGGACTGATGACTCCAGCATTAGAACGACTGCAAAATTTTTGCAGTATTAAGCAATGGAAGAAAGAAAATGACATTCCCCGAGATATTTTATTGGAATGGGTTGCCGATGCTGAAGGTCTGATTGTAAATAATAGTGTGGCAGTAAATGAGGAATTGTTACAGAATGCACCGAGGCTCAAAGTGATTGCTCAGATGGCTGTGGGATATGACAACATTGATATTGAAGCTTGTTCGAAATACAATGTACCCTTTGGCAATACGCCGGGAGTTCTTGTTGATACTACTGCTGACCTGGCATTTTCTCTTTTGTTATGTTCAGCACGGAGAATTCATGAAGGATGGGATTTTGTAAGGGAAAACTCTTGGGCTCTCGGTCATAAGTTATCTTTTGGTATTGATATTGCCGGCAAGACTCTCGGAATCGTCGGTATGGGGCAAATTGGAGCTGCAGTTGCTCAAAGAGCAAAGGCATTTGGCATGAATGTGATCTATTATAATCGGAATCGCCGTCATGATGATGACAAGATTGGTGCAGCATATCAATCTTTTGAGACTCTATTGAACAAAGCCGATGCGATCATCGTCTTGACTCCTCTGTCTCAAGAGACCAGAGGTTTATTTGGTAGGGAAGAGTTTCGTAAAATGAAATCTACAGCCTATTTCATTAATGTATCAAGAGGTCCTGTAGTGGATACCGATGCATTGGTAGAGGCCTTGCAAACAGGGGAAATTGCTTATGCGGCCCTTGATGTTACTGATCCGGAACCGGTGGCCCGGGATCATCCCTTGTTGACGCTTTCCAACATTCTCATTACACCTCATATCGGCAGCGCAACGGTAGAAACTCGTACTGCAATGGCACAGCTTACCGTCGATAATCTTCTTGCAGGATTGGAAGATAAGCCTCTGGCAGCGTGTGTGAATGCAAGCAGGATCATTGGAAAAGAATGA
- the tadA gene encoding tRNA adenosine(34) deaminase TadA translates to MVDDDYYMGLALEEAQKAYEIGEVPIGAVLVLDSQIVAAGHNMRESWHDATAHAEMIAIREACQKLGRWRLTGLTLYVTIEPCPMCAGALVMSRIDRLVYGSADVKAGAIESIFNIAQNDALNHSMVVTSGIRRDECAQIMKDFFKQRRKKNKNHIDT, encoded by the coding sequence ATAGTGGATGATGATTATTATATGGGATTAGCATTAGAGGAAGCACAAAAGGCTTATGAGATTGGTGAAGTGCCGATTGGAGCTGTGCTTGTTCTGGATAGTCAGATAGTGGCTGCAGGACACAATATGCGTGAAAGCTGGCATGATGCTACGGCTCATGCTGAAATGATTGCTATTCGGGAAGCTTGCCAAAAGCTTGGACGATGGCGTTTGACTGGACTTACATTGTATGTTACGATAGAACCTTGTCCGATGTGTGCTGGTGCGTTGGTCATGAGCCGTATTGACCGATTGGTTTACGGCAGTGCTGATGTGAAAGCAGGGGCAATTGAATCGATTTTTAATATAGCGCAAAATGATGCATTAAATCATTCCATGGTGGTTACATCGGGAATACGTAGAGACGAATGTGCGCAAATTATGAAAGATTTTTTTAAACAACGGCGAAAAAAGAATAAGAACCATATAGATACCTGA
- a CDS encoding RNA degradosome polyphosphate kinase, giving the protein MFDKQENFLNRELSWLKFNHRVLEEANDPEKPLLERLKFVAIASSNLDEFFMIRVAGLKQQVESGIGKRDPAGFNAAQQLQLIDEAVREMVRLQYWYLKKILGAMQNHDIYVSDVESLSVSGRQWVEEHFYNTIYPLLTPLAVNASHPFPLLANRSLNLAVLLTKGKEELQTAILPVPNALPRIIEVPDQSVGKQFVLLEDIIKKHCSELFCGYTIKDIVAFSITRNSDLLIDGEGAEDLLAEVEKSLRQRKRGEAVRLEMTKTNKSFLKEFLLDIFNMDEQDLYEVTGPIDISCFMKVMDLQGFDDLRYEPLIPQIPIGLNDAEDLFDVIREKDILLHHPYESFMPVVNFIRQAAVDPKVLAIKQTLYRVSGNSSIVRALAQAAENGKQVTVVVEVRARFDEENNILWARKLEESGCHVIYGLLGLKVHGKMALIIRQEEARIKRYVHMGTGNYNDITARIYSDMSLFTANEKIGADASDFFNMLLGYSEPPSWKKLVVAPVGLREKIKELIDREIALAQEGKNGHIIAKMNSLLDKDIILKLYEASSKGVKIDLIIRGICALKPGIEHVSENIKVRSIVGRFLEHHRILYFKNGGREKIYLSSADWMNRNLSERIELLFPIDNPEILERIKNILHIMLKDNRKAYMMKSDGTYRRVYRRGKIVNSQQKLYQEAQERAGGADF; this is encoded by the coding sequence ATGTTTGATAAACAAGAGAATTTCTTAAATAGGGAGTTAAGCTGGCTGAAGTTTAATCATCGGGTTTTAGAAGAAGCAAATGATCCTGAAAAACCTTTGCTGGAACGATTAAAATTTGTGGCGATTGCCAGTTCTAATCTGGATGAGTTTTTTATGATTCGTGTTGCTGGACTGAAACAGCAAGTGGAAAGCGGTATTGGTAAGAGAGATCCTGCAGGGTTTAATGCAGCACAGCAGCTTCAGTTAATCGATGAAGCAGTGCGGGAGATGGTGCGGCTGCAGTATTGGTATCTAAAGAAGATTCTTGGTGCTATGCAAAATCATGATATTTATGTAAGTGATGTGGAGAGCTTATCGGTTAGCGGGCGGCAGTGGGTAGAAGAGCATTTTTATAACACGATTTATCCATTGCTTACTCCATTAGCGGTAAATGCCAGTCATCCATTCCCTCTATTGGCTAATCGTAGCTTAAATCTGGCAGTGCTGCTAACGAAGGGAAAAGAGGAGCTGCAGACAGCAATTCTTCCCGTTCCCAATGCACTGCCACGAATTATTGAAGTGCCTGACCAAAGTGTTGGCAAACAATTTGTATTATTAGAAGACATTATAAAAAAACATTGTTCTGAGTTATTCTGCGGCTATACGATTAAGGATATTGTAGCCTTTAGCATTACGCGTAATTCGGATTTGTTAATTGATGGTGAAGGTGCCGAAGATCTGCTGGCCGAGGTAGAAAAATCTCTGCGTCAGCGTAAACGGGGCGAAGCAGTACGTTTGGAAATGACCAAAACAAACAAATCTTTTTTAAAAGAGTTCTTGCTGGATATATTTAATATGGATGAACAGGATTTGTATGAAGTGACAGGTCCCATTGATATATCTTGTTTTATGAAGGTCATGGACCTTCAAGGTTTTGATGACCTGCGTTATGAGCCCCTCATTCCACAGATTCCCATCGGATTAAACGATGCAGAGGATCTATTTGACGTGATTCGCGAGAAAGATATTTTACTGCATCATCCTTACGAATCTTTTATGCCTGTGGTGAACTTTATTCGTCAGGCAGCAGTTGATCCTAAAGTGTTAGCGATTAAGCAGACTTTATATAGAGTGAGCGGTAATTCTTCCATTGTCCGCGCTCTGGCTCAAGCTGCTGAAAATGGGAAACAAGTTACGGTTGTAGTGGAAGTTCGAGCTCGTTTTGATGAGGAAAACAATATTTTATGGGCCAGAAAATTAGAAGAATCTGGCTGTCATGTAATTTATGGATTGTTAGGTCTCAAGGTCCACGGTAAAATGGCATTGATCATTCGGCAGGAAGAAGCTCGTATTAAGCGGTATGTGCACATGGGAACGGGAAACTATAATGACATTACAGCCCGCATATATTCTGATATGAGTCTGTTTACTGCCAATGAAAAAATAGGAGCGGATGCTTCAGATTTTTTTAATATGCTGTTGGGGTATTCAGAACCGCCATCGTGGAAGAAGCTGGTAGTTGCTCCTGTTGGTTTGCGAGAGAAAATAAAAGAGCTGATTGATCGGGAAATTGCTTTGGCTCAAGAGGGAAAAAACGGCCATATCATTGCTAAAATGAATTCTCTGCTGGATAAGGATATTATTCTTAAATTGTATGAGGCTTCTAGCAAAGGGGTTAAAATTGATCTTATTATTCGTGGAATTTGTGCTCTAAAACCAGGGATTGAGCATGTCAGCGAGAATATTAAGGTGCGAAGCATTGTAGGACGTTTTTTGGAGCATCATCGTATTTTATATTTTAAAAATGGTGGCAGGGAAAAAATTTATTTATCCAGTGCGGACTGGATGAATCGTAACTTAAGTGAGAGGATCGAATTATTATTTCCCATTGATAATCCAGAAATTCTAGAACGAATTAAAAATATTTTACATATTATGCTAAAAGATAATCGTAAAGCGTATATGATGAAAAGTGACGGAACCTATCGGCGGGTATATCGCCGGGGTAAGATCGTTAATAGTCAGCAAAAATTATATCAAGAAGCACAAGAACGAGCTGGTGGTGCAGATTTTTAA
- the ppx gene encoding exopolyphosphatase — MNQRIAIIDLGSNSARLIIVEIYANGSYNLIYHQKDAVRLGQEADKNRRLQPEAMSRTMSLLKSFAHMCQIFKTDKILGVGTAALRNAVNGSEFVKKIQKETGISISIISGEEEAKLGYLGAINTLDVTDAILFDLGGGSTELTLIKNRKAKEVISLPFGAVTLTERFKLENKATEAQLAELDDFLSQELAKVPWLKHLALPLIGIGGTARSIGKMEQKRNHYPLLKLHNYRTSSLSFHSLWEDVIKMSCAQRRKIAGLSSERADIIISGLAIVKHLFETIDSTQLIISSCGVREGLFLQYYLSQTGQTELLDPLSHSTDNMLSFYSGNTEHAGQVAKLANGLFDDWQEILGLQPRNRTLLQVAALLHDIGITVSYYDHARHSAYLIENARLFGLSHREQIMAAIIAGWHHSPSVKYSYNRIYNEFLDAANWQTARKLALLLALAEGLDTTQMSLVEKVTTNISKKQAQLIVTTKQELLLELQAVKKHSKWFKRETGLELAVSTASL; from the coding sequence ATGAATCAACGTATCGCGATTATCGATTTAGGATCAAACTCTGCTCGCCTTATTATCGTCGAAATCTATGCTAATGGTTCCTACAATCTAATTTATCATCAAAAAGATGCGGTTCGTTTGGGACAAGAGGCCGATAAAAATCGTCGGCTGCAGCCAGAGGCCATGTCTCGTACAATGAGCCTGCTAAAAAGCTTCGCTCATATGTGTCAAATCTTCAAAACGGATAAAATTCTAGGCGTAGGAACAGCAGCACTGCGTAATGCCGTGAATGGCTCAGAATTTGTAAAAAAAATTCAAAAAGAAACTGGCATTTCCATTAGCATCATTAGCGGAGAAGAGGAAGCAAAATTAGGTTACTTAGGAGCTATTAATACCCTTGATGTTACAGATGCCATATTATTTGACTTAGGAGGCGGCAGTACAGAATTAACATTGATAAAGAACCGCAAAGCTAAAGAAGTAATTAGTTTGCCCTTTGGGGCGGTTACGTTAACAGAACGCTTTAAACTGGAAAACAAAGCAACAGAGGCTCAATTAGCAGAACTTGATGATTTTTTATCCCAGGAGCTTGCTAAAGTACCTTGGTTGAAACACCTTGCTCTCCCTCTAATTGGCATTGGCGGAACCGCCCGCAGCATTGGAAAAATGGAACAAAAAAGAAATCATTATCCTTTATTAAAGCTGCACAACTACCGTACCAGCTCTCTTTCCTTCCACTCCTTATGGGAAGACGTCATAAAAATGTCCTGTGCTCAGCGCCGCAAAATAGCGGGTCTCAGCAGTGAACGTGCTGATATTATTATCTCAGGTTTAGCCATTGTTAAACACTTATTTGAAACAATCGATAGTACACAGTTAATTATTAGCAGCTGTGGTGTAAGGGAAGGATTATTTCTTCAATATTATCTTTCCCAAACTGGGCAAACAGAGCTGTTAGATCCGCTTTCCCATAGCACAGACAATATGCTGTCATTCTATAGCGGCAATACAGAGCACGCGGGTCAGGTAGCAAAGCTAGCTAATGGCCTATTTGATGATTGGCAGGAAATACTCGGCTTACAGCCGCGCAACAGAACACTCTTGCAAGTAGCCGCTTTATTACATGACATTGGCATTACAGTGAGTTATTATGACCATGCACGACATAGCGCTTATTTAATAGAAAATGCCCGTTTATTTGGTCTTTCCCACCGCGAGCAAATCATGGCCGCAATCATTGCCGGCTGGCATCACAGTCCTTCGGTAAAATATTCTTATAACAGAATTTATAATGAATTTCTAGATGCAGCCAACTGGCAAACAGCTCGAAAACTCGCATTATTGCTAGCTTTGGCGGAAGGTTTAGATACTACGCAAATGAGTCTGGTAGAAAAAGTCACAACGAACATCTCAAAAAAACAAGCACAGCTGATTGTAACAACCAAACAAGAATTATTATTGGAACTGCAGGCAGTAAAGAAGCACAGCAAATGGTTTAAACGTGAGACAGGTCTAGAATTAGCGGTCTCAACAGCCTCCTTATAG